Proteins found in one Kwoniella bestiolae CBS 10118 chromosome 1, complete sequence genomic segment:
- a CDS encoding ribosome biogenesis protein YTM1, giving the protein MSDIPMDSTPANGTTSQLPINLFTRSTSDAIPQSTYFIPSSWRRFQLSELINKVLQNNAESGKKPVPFEFLINGEVLRGSLENWVKRNRGNDEETTIDVEYVRSTLPPQEVGRVEVEDWVSGLSLSRNGYILLSSYLSHLQILPLSSASTSSALYTLPLPTSLGATCCTWVSPQPQEKDILLAAGGVDRLTHVYTLPSLSPDNTSQPRELYTLHGHTGPVSSIISSSSGKEIISGSWDGNINFYVLPTEEPEEHQIPAEPLSYLPGQNNKKRRKLEKENPREPIEGLLDNDSTGVGGWRRAPDNVFSAHKDKIGGLVWDKFDNNKFWSASWDGSVRGWDLGMGVNDVTRQGPFDKSALCIDQFASNGTLATGNMDRTICLWDTRQSSSLISQTLPITSPVPSIKTHPTSSFTLASATYSGIIQIWDIRSPKHSLFSVSNANRKKEDARKVTKNGKVLGERLLALDWDGAVLVAGGEDGEVGIWHATGA; this is encoded by the exons ATGTCAGATATACCCATGGACTCGACTCCCGCCAACGGGACAACCTCCCAACTACCCATCAACCTATTCACCCGATCCACATCCGATGCCATCCCCCAATCCACCtacttcatcccctcctcatgGCGTCGATTCCAACTCTCAGAACTCATCAACAAGGTCCTGCAGAACAACGCCGAGAGCGGGAAGAAACCTGTCCCCTTCGAGTTTCTCATCAATGGGGAAGTGTTGAGAGGGAGTCTGGAAAACTgggtgaagaggaatagagggaatgacgaggagacAACGATTGATGTGGAATATGTTAGGTCGACGTTACCCCCTCAGGAGGTTGGGAgggtcgaagtggaagattgggTTAGTGGATTGAGTTTGAGTAGGAATGG atatatcctcctctcatcttacctatcccatctccagatcctccctctctcatccgcttctacctcctccgcGTTATacaccctccctctccccacATCCCTAGGTGCTACCTGCTGTACATGGGTCTCACCCCAACCCCAAGAAAAGGATATCCTCCTCGCAGCAGGAGGAGTCGACCGATTAACCCACGTCTATACCCTTCCCTCCTTATCACCCGACAACACCTCCCAGCCCAGGGAATTATACACCCTTCATGGACATACCGGTCCCGTATCCAgtatcatctcctcttcatcgggCAAAGAAATAATCAGCGGATCATGGGATGGGAATATCAATTTCTATGTTCTCCCAACAGAGGAACCAGAGGAACATCAAATCCCTGCTGAACCTCTTTCATATCTCCCCGGACAGAACAACAAGAAACgaaggaagttggagaaagagaatcCCAGAGAACCTATAGAGGGATTATTGGATAATGATTCAACGGGGgtgggaggatggagaagagcGCCTGATAATGTCTTCAGCGCGCATAAGGATAAGATCGGAGGGTTGGTATGGGACAAGTTTGATAATAACAAGTTCTGGTCGGCGAGTTGGGATGGATCAGTCAGGGGTTGGGATTTGGGTATGGGTGTGAACGATGTGACTAGG CAAGGTCCATTTGATAAATCTGCACTATGTATCGACCAATTCGCTTCGAACGGAACTCTCGCAACTGGTAATATGGACAGAACGATATGTCTATGGGACACAAGGCAGT CGTCCTCCCTAATCTCCCAAACACTTCCCATCACGTCCCCCGTCCCCTCCATCAAAACTCACcccacatcctcattcaccctcGCATCAGCCACTTACTCGGGTATAATCCAAATATGGGATATTCGATCGCCCAAGCATTCCCTCTTTTCAGTCTCGAACGCcaacaggaagaaggaagatgcgAGAAAGGTGACTAAGAATGGGAAAGTGTTGGGAGAGAGGTTGTTGGCTTTGGATTGGGATGGTGCGGTTCTCGTGGcgggtggggaggatggggaagtGGGTATTTGGCATGCTACGGGGGCGTAG
- a CDS encoding 3-demethylubiquinone-9 3-O-methyltransferase — translation MPRPSIPRHIILRRSPTTVTRPVAPPNILARSLNTSSSSPAPSPSTSRQTSQSSTATSSFSTINASEISHFSNLSSQWWDETGEFKLLHRMNPTRIEYIRQKVALSPSDEEQWTFQNRHTDLQREVERGTGLWLSGKRCLDVGCGGGLLSESLARLGGEVVGVDASESNIGIATTHAQQDPSLSKKIENGDLKFVHSSAEVLRDAGEKFDVVCAMEVLEHVDQPGEFMKCLGEMVKPGGHLILSTISRTPLSQLLTLTLAEDVLRLVTPGTHTYRKFVKPHELRRFVFSDMGGYDTWHKNEDASDIRSEEVGETRGIIYDPLAGKWKLWGGVVGSTWKEVGEGCNYMYHARKRL, via the exons ATGCCTAGACCATCAATACCCCGACATATAATTCTTCGTCGCTCTCCGACAACGGTGACTCGCCCCGTCGCTCCTCCAAATATTCTCGCTCGATCATTGAACACTTCCTCCTCTAGCCCCGCCCCATCCCCGTCTACCTCTCGTCAAACCTCTCAATCATCTACAGCTACTTCATCATTCAGCACCATCAACGCCTCCGAGATATCGCacttctccaacctctcctcgCAATGGTGGGACGAGACCGGCGAATTCAAGCTCCTCCATCGGATGAACCCTACTCGTATAGAATACATCCGTCAGAAAGTAGCTTTGTCCCCCTCCGACGAAGAACAATGGACATTCCAGAATCGCCATACGGATCTtcagagggaggtggaaagGGGAACGGGTTTGTGGCTAAGTGGGAAAAGGTGTTTGGACGTGGGATGCGGTGGGGGGTTATTATCTGAATCGCTAGCTAGATTGGGTGGTGAGGTTGTGGGTGTCGATGCTAGTGAATCGAATATTGGGATAGCTACTACTCATGCTCAGCAGGATCCGTCGTTATCTAAGAAGATCGAGAATGGAGATTTGAAGTTTGTGCATTCGTCCGCGGAGGTGCTTAGAGATGCTGGGGAGAAATTCGATGTGGTTTGCGCGATGGAGGTGCTGGAACATGTGGATCAGCCTGGAGAGTTTATGAAGTGTCTAGgggagatggtgaag CCCGGAGGACATCTCATACTATCCACGATATCTCGAACACCCCTATCTCAACTTCTTACACTCACTCTCGCCGAAGACGTCCTGAGACTAGTCACACCGGGTACGCACACGTATCGAAAATTCGTCAAACCTCATGAATTACGTAGGTTCGTGTTCTCAGATATGGGAGGATACGACACATGGCACAAGAACGAGGATGCTAGTGATATCAGGTCGGAGGAGGTGGGCGAGACTCGAGGAATAATTTATGATCCCTTGGCTGGGAAATGGAAGCTTTGGGGTGGGGTTGTGGGAAGTACTTGGAAGGAAGTTGGGGAAGGGTGTAATTATATGTATCATGCTAGGAAGAGGTTGTGA